CCCCGGCACACCTGAAAGACGAGATGCTTCAGGTGCTCAAAGAGGTAAAGGACGCCTGCCATGTTGTTCGCCTGGAAACGGTCCGGTGCAATCGAAAGGGACACGAGTTTCCGGTTTCGGACTCGTATTCGCCCATCGTGTCCAACGACAGGACCACTGCCGTGTCGCTGGTTTCCAGAGACATATCTGAACGCAAGGAGTCGGAACTGGCTCTCAGCACAAGTCACGCCAAGCTGCGAACCATTCTGGACGAAACGGTCAACGCCCTGTCCATGACCTTGGAGAAACGGGATCAATACACTGCGGGACACCAGCAAAAAGTGGCTTGCATCTCCCATGCGATAGGGCTGGACCTGGGACTGGATCAAGACACATTGGACTCCATCCATATCGCCGCAGTGCTGCATGACATCGGCAAGATATGCATTCCCATGGCCATCTTGAGCAAGCCTTCAGCCCTCTCGGTCAGCGAAGCGGGCCTGGTGCGGAATCACCCCGAAACCGGCCTCGACATCATAAAGGATATCCCCTTCCCTTATCCCGTGGGGGACTTCATCCACCAACATCATGAGCGGATAGACGGCTCAGGGTACCCGGAAGGGCTCAAGGGAGATGCCATCTCTCTGGGGGCACGGATCATCGCCGTCGCCGATGTTCTGGAAGCCATGGGTGCACATCGCCCGTACCGACCTGCCTTGGGACTTGAGGCCGCCCTTGATGAACTGAAAACCTATAGTGGCATCAAATACGATCCAAATGTTTGTAGTGCGTTATTCGGCATTGTTGATCAGGGGGTCATCACTGCCCAAAAAGGAGAATTGGTCTTATGTCAGTCAAGATGAAGCTTATAGTCCTGCTCATTGTCTCCGTCAGCGGATATGCGCTCATTTTCACAGCCGATATGTTCGGCAAAAAAACGACCGCAAGAATGGAAAGGCTGGAAAAAGAAGCCTCGCAGATCGAAATATCCATTCTACAGTGCAGACGGCAAGAAAAAAACTTTTTGCAACGGCTCGATGAAAGCTACCTGGAAAAATTCGATGCAGCCTTTGCTCAAGCCGAACAGTCTCTTACCACCATACTCAACGAAGGCACGGAAATAGAAAAGCCGCTTGCCCATGCCAAGAACCAGCTTGAGAGCTATCGAAGCTCTTTTTACAAGCTGGTTGAAATCACCAAAGCCATCGGCCTGACAGAAACTCAGGGCTTTCGCTGGCAATTCATTGCTGCGGCCCGCGCCATGGAAGCCCAGTTCAAGACCCACTCCGAAGACGCGATACTCATCGCCCTGCTCCAGGTGAGGCGTCAGGAAAAAAACTACATGATCAGGCATACGCCGAAAGAGCTGGATGCGGTCCACAAGAAAACAGCGGAGCTGACACGTCTGGTCAACAGTATCGACGTCGATGACGAGGAGCGCATGTCCATGTTGAGCGCGCTCACCACGTACATCACCGCCTTTGACAACTACACGAAAGCCCGGACCGAGAGTCAGGCAATCACCCAACAGCTTATCGAGAACACCAAAGTCCTGGACCCGATCATTACAGACACCCGCAACTATTTCACATCAATGAAAAAACGCTCCGATCAAACTGTCTCTACATGGTTGATATCCATCGAGTTGATCACGGTCCTGGCAATAATCCTCATATCCATTTGGGTTATTCTATCAATCACACGCCCTCTTGCCTCATTGACGACCTATTCCAACACTGTCGCAAGCGGCGATCTGGACGCTGCCCCCCATGGCCGTTTCCAAGCCGAATTCCGCGTATTATGCACCGACATCTCGAACATGGTTAAGGAACTCAAGCAGCGCCTCACCGAAGTCGAGGCCAAGCAGGTCGAAGCCCGGGAGCAAGCACACAACGCTCACCAGTCAATGCTGGAGGCCCGCAAACAGCAAGCGCATGCCGTTGTACTGCGGGACAAGATGAAAGATTCTGCGACCAGGGCGGAGAGCTTCACTCTCCGGGTCACGCAAAGCGCCGAAGAACTCTCAGCCATGATTGCACAGGCAAAACAGGGGGCCGTGCTTCAGACTGAACATATGCAGCAGACAGCCACGGCCATGGAGGAGATGAATTGTGCGGTCCTCGAAGTAGCCAAAAGCGCAAGCGAGGCCTCAATGAATGCCCAGGAAACCAAGTCCAAGGCGCAAAACGGAGCACAGCTCGTGGAAAGCGTTGTCGCGGCCATCTCCAGGGTCAACGACCACACCGACGAAATGCGCACCGGGATGGAAAACCTGGAACAACAAGTCCAGGGCATCGGGCAGGTAATGGATGTCATCAGCGAAATAGCCGACCAAACCAACCTCCTGGCGCTTAATGCGGCAATCGAAGCCGCACGCGCCGGAGATGCCGGACGAGGTTTCGCAGTGGTCGCGGACGAGGTGCGCAAGCTGGCCGAGAAGACCATGTTGGCCACGCAGGAAGTGGGATGCAGCATCGAGGCTATCTGCGCCGCCTCCGAAGCCAACATCGACAACACCCGTGCCGCCGTTGAGGCTGTGGAGGAAAGCACGCGGCTCGCCATAGCAACCGGGGAGTCCCAAAAGGAAATCCTGAAGCTGGTGGAACTCAACACCATGCAGATCGAAGGGATAGCCTCTGCCTCGGAGGA
This window of the Pseudodesulfovibrio sp. S3 genome carries:
- a CDS encoding HD domain-containing phosphohydrolase, which produces MSKVDCFGLRPEAMVICTDITERFKAEEKINHQMEIINSSNDAMLSISLDGAIFFANSSASELYGYPTEELLARSIYDLTPAHLKDEMLQVLKEVKDACHVVRLETVRCNRKGHEFPVSDSYSPIVSNDRTTAVSLVSRDISERKESELALSTSHAKLRTILDETVNALSMTLEKRDQYTAGHQQKVACISHAIGLDLGLDQDTLDSIHIAAVLHDIGKICIPMAILSKPSALSVSEAGLVRNHPETGLDIIKDIPFPYPVGDFIHQHHERIDGSGYPEGLKGDAISLGARIIAVADVLEAMGAHRPYRPALGLEAALDELKTYSGIKYDPNVCSALFGIVDQGVITAQKGELVLCQSR
- a CDS encoding methyl-accepting chemotaxis protein, producing MSVKMKLIVLLIVSVSGYALIFTADMFGKKTTARMERLEKEASQIEISILQCRRQEKNFLQRLDESYLEKFDAAFAQAEQSLTTILNEGTEIEKPLAHAKNQLESYRSSFYKLVEITKAIGLTETQGFRWQFIAAARAMEAQFKTHSEDAILIALLQVRRQEKNYMIRHTPKELDAVHKKTAELTRLVNSIDVDDEERMSMLSALTTYITAFDNYTKARTESQAITQQLIENTKVLDPIITDTRNYFTSMKKRSDQTVSTWLISIELITVLAIILISIWVILSITRPLASLTTYSNTVASGDLDAAPHGRFQAEFRVLCTDISNMVKELKQRLTEVEAKQVEAREQAHNAHQSMLEARKQQAHAVVLRDKMKDSATRAESFTLRVTQSAEELSAMIAQAKQGAVLQTEHMQQTATAMEEMNCAVLEVAKSASEASMNAQETKSKAQNGAQLVESVVAAISRVNDHTDEMRTGMENLEQQVQGIGQVMDVISEIADQTNLLALNAAIEAARAGDAGRGFAVVADEVRKLAEKTMLATQEVGCSIEAICAASEANIDNTRAAVEAVEESTRLAIATGESQKEILKLVELNTMQIEGIASASEEQSATSDQINIAVIEVNNIAEQSLEGMNASFAAVRSLTSMAEELKAMIKDMLREETSDSAQATIPESALVSAVPSSMKS